One window of Quercus robur chromosome 5, dhQueRobu3.1, whole genome shotgun sequence genomic DNA carries:
- the LOC126726864 gene encoding cellulose synthase-like protein E6 isoform X1, translating into MAKDDNLPLFETKSAKGRILFQICSLLIFVGTCFIFAYRLSHIQAKGEPGRWAWMGLFFSELWFCFYWFVTTVVRWNPIYRNTFKDRLSHRYEKALPGIDIFVCTADPVIEPPVMVINTVLSVMAYDYPPEKLSVYLSDDGGSDLTFYAMLEASRFSKIWLPFCKKFKVEPRSPEVYFRTAVEPLGESVLAKEWSTVKMLYEDMKKRIENTTKLGQISEEISKEHKGFNEWILVASRHDHQTILQILIDGRDSEAVDIQGQPLPTLVYLAREKRTQYHHHFKAGAMNALIRVSSRISNSPIILNVDCDMYSNNSKSMRDALCFFMDEEKGNEVGFVQFPQSFENLTKNDLYSSSLNVARQMEMPGFDGNGGPCYIGTGCFHRRETLSGKKYNKNFKEDWKRWSNRSVEESTRVLEETSKVLASCNYEENTQWGKEVFIGVKYDSAVEDVLTGLAIQCRGWRSIYFNPERKGFLGVAPITLLQSLVQYRRWAYGDFQIFASRHCPFVLGYKKIPLKLQLSYCIYLLWAPTSLTTLYYVIVPSLCLLKGISLFPQISNPWVLPFVFVIILHRAYSLGECIWFGGTFKGCWNDQRMWLYRRTTSYFFGLLDYILKQLGFTKSTFVITTKVADDDVSQRYDQEVMEFGTSSPMFTILATLALLNAFCFFGGLKRMIADLETMVWEQFALQILLCGLLVFINLPVYQGLFFKKDVASLPTSVSYQSTIFALLACAIALY; encoded by the exons atggCAAAAGATGATAATCTTCCTCTGTTTGAAACAAAGTCAGCAAAGGGACGAATCCTTTTCCAAATCTGTTCACTTTTAATTTTCGTGGGAACATGCTTCATCTTCGCATATAGACTGAGCCACATACAAGCAAAAGGAGAACCAGGAAGATGGGCATGGATGGGATTGTTTTTCTCAGagctttggttttgtttttattggtttgTCACTACGGTTGTCCGATGGAACCCCATCTATCGTAACACTTTCAAAGATCGCCTCTCTCACAG ATATGAAAAGGCTTTGCCGGGCATAGATATATTTGTTTGCACAGCAGACCCTGTGATAGAACCACCAGTTATGGTGATAAACACAGTGCTATCAGTGATGGCTTATGACTATCCACCTGAGAAGCTAAGCGTTTATCTATCAGATGACGGTGGTTCAGATTTGACGTTCTATGCCATGCTGGAGGCCTCACGTTTCTCAAAGATTTGGCTACCATTTTGCAAGAAGTTCAAAGTGGAACCAAGATCGCCGGAGGTTTATTTCCGCACAGCTGTCGAGCCACTTGGGGAGTCTGTGTTGGCCAAGGAGTGGTCAACTGTCAAG ATGTTATATGAAGACATGAAGAAACGGATTGAAAACACCACAAAACTAGGTCAAATATCCGAAGAAATAAGCAAAGAACACAAGGGATTCAATGAGTGGATATTGGTTGCAAGCAGACATGATCATCAAACAATTCTTCAA ATACTTATTGATGGGAGAGATTCTGAGGCTGTGGACATTCAAGGACAACCTTTGCCTACTTTGGTATACTTGGCACGTGAAAAGAGAACCCAATACCACCACCATTTTAAGGCAGGAGCCATGAATGCATTG ATAAGGGTGTCATCGAGGATAAGCAATAGTCCAATAATTCTTAACGTGGATTGCGATATGTATTCAAACAATTCAAAGTCAATGAGAGATGCTTTATGCTTTTTTATGGATGAAGAAAAGGGAAATGAAGTTGGTTTCGTACAGTTTCCACAATCATTTGAGAACCTAACAAAAAATGATCTTTATAGTAGCTCCTTGAATGTAGCAAGGCAG ATGGAGATGCCAGGATTTGATGGGAATGGTGGGCCTTGCTATATTGGTACTGGGTGCTTCCACAGAAGGGAGACTCTTTCTGGGAAAAAGTACAACAAGAATTTTAAGGAAGATTGGAAGAGATGGAGCAATAGAAGTGTAGAGGAGAGTACAAGGGTACTAGAAGAGACAAGCAAAGTCCTTGCAAGTTGTAACTATGAAGAGAACACTCAGTGGGGAAAAGAGGTTTTT ATAGGTGTGAAGTATGACAGTGCAGTGGAAGATGTATTAACAGGATTAGCCATACAATGTCGAGGTTGGAGATCCATATATTTCAATCCAGAAAGGAAAGGCTTTCTTGGAGTTGCTCCCATAACACTACTACAGTCACTTGTACAATACAGGAGATGGGCTTACGGTGATTTTCAAATATTTGCCTCTAGGCATTGTCCCTTTGTGCTTGGATATAAAAAGATTCCCTTAAAACTTCAACTTTCGTATTGTATCTATCTTCTATGGGCTCCAACTAGCTTGACTACATTGTACTATGTTATTGTGCCATCTCTATGCTTGCTTAAAGGCATATCCTTGTTTCCACAG ATTTCAAATCCATGGGTTCTCCCATTTGTATTTGTCATCATTCTCCACCGTGCATACAGCCTTGGAGAATGTATTTGGTTTGGGGGCACATTCAAGGGTTGCTGGAATGATCAAAGGATGTGGCTATATAGAAGAACAACTTCCTACTTCTTTGGCTTGTTGGACTATATCCTAAAACAACTGGGGTTTACAAAGTCGACCTTCGTTATCACAACAAAGGTGGCTGATGATGATGTGTCACAGAGATATGACCAAGAGGTCATGGAGTTCGGTACTTCGTCTCCAATGTTTACCATTTTAGCAACACTTGCATTGCTAAATGCCTTTTGTTTCTTCGGAGGACTAAAGAGGATGATTGCCGATTTGGAAACTATGGTTTGGGAGCAATTTGCATTACAGATACTTCTATGTGGTCTGTTAGTTTTTATCAACCTTCCTGTTTACCAAGGACTTTTCTTCAAGAAAGACGTTGCTAGCTTGCCCACCTCAGTTTCATACCAATCAACTATCTTTGCTCTATTGGCTTGTGCAATAGCCCTATATTAA
- the LOC126726864 gene encoding cellulose synthase-like protein E6 isoform X2 codes for MAKDDNLPLFETKSAKGRILFQICSLLIFVGTCFIFAYRLSHIQAKGEPGRWAWMGLFFSELWFCFYWFVTTVVRWNPIYRNTFKDRLSHRYEKALPGIDIFVCTADPVIEPPVMVINTVLSVMAYDYPPEKLSVYLSDDGGSDLTFYAMLEASRFSKIWLPFCKKFKVEPRSPEVYFRTAVEPLGESVLAKEWSTVKMLYEDMKKRIENTTKLGQISEEISKEHKGFNEWILVASRHDHQTILQILIDGRDSEAVDIQGQPLPTLVYLAREKRTQYHHHFKAGAMNALIRVSSRISNSPIILNVDCDMYSNNSKSMRDALCFFMDEEKGNEVGFVQFPQSFENLTKNDLYSSSLNVARQMEMPGFDGNGGPCYIGTGCFHRRETLSGKKYNKNFKEDWKRWSNRSVEESTRVLEETSKVLASCNYEENTQWGKEIGVKYDSAVEDVLTGLAIQCRGWRSIYFNPERKGFLGVAPITLLQSLVQYRRWAYGDFQIFASRHCPFVLGYKKIPLKLQLSYCIYLLWAPTSLTTLYYVIVPSLCLLKGISLFPQISNPWVLPFVFVIILHRAYSLGECIWFGGTFKGCWNDQRMWLYRRTTSYFFGLLDYILKQLGFTKSTFVITTKVADDDVSQRYDQEVMEFGTSSPMFTILATLALLNAFCFFGGLKRMIADLETMVWEQFALQILLCGLLVFINLPVYQGLFFKKDVASLPTSVSYQSTIFALLACAIALY; via the exons atggCAAAAGATGATAATCTTCCTCTGTTTGAAACAAAGTCAGCAAAGGGACGAATCCTTTTCCAAATCTGTTCACTTTTAATTTTCGTGGGAACATGCTTCATCTTCGCATATAGACTGAGCCACATACAAGCAAAAGGAGAACCAGGAAGATGGGCATGGATGGGATTGTTTTTCTCAGagctttggttttgtttttattggtttgTCACTACGGTTGTCCGATGGAACCCCATCTATCGTAACACTTTCAAAGATCGCCTCTCTCACAG ATATGAAAAGGCTTTGCCGGGCATAGATATATTTGTTTGCACAGCAGACCCTGTGATAGAACCACCAGTTATGGTGATAAACACAGTGCTATCAGTGATGGCTTATGACTATCCACCTGAGAAGCTAAGCGTTTATCTATCAGATGACGGTGGTTCAGATTTGACGTTCTATGCCATGCTGGAGGCCTCACGTTTCTCAAAGATTTGGCTACCATTTTGCAAGAAGTTCAAAGTGGAACCAAGATCGCCGGAGGTTTATTTCCGCACAGCTGTCGAGCCACTTGGGGAGTCTGTGTTGGCCAAGGAGTGGTCAACTGTCAAG ATGTTATATGAAGACATGAAGAAACGGATTGAAAACACCACAAAACTAGGTCAAATATCCGAAGAAATAAGCAAAGAACACAAGGGATTCAATGAGTGGATATTGGTTGCAAGCAGACATGATCATCAAACAATTCTTCAA ATACTTATTGATGGGAGAGATTCTGAGGCTGTGGACATTCAAGGACAACCTTTGCCTACTTTGGTATACTTGGCACGTGAAAAGAGAACCCAATACCACCACCATTTTAAGGCAGGAGCCATGAATGCATTG ATAAGGGTGTCATCGAGGATAAGCAATAGTCCAATAATTCTTAACGTGGATTGCGATATGTATTCAAACAATTCAAAGTCAATGAGAGATGCTTTATGCTTTTTTATGGATGAAGAAAAGGGAAATGAAGTTGGTTTCGTACAGTTTCCACAATCATTTGAGAACCTAACAAAAAATGATCTTTATAGTAGCTCCTTGAATGTAGCAAGGCAG ATGGAGATGCCAGGATTTGATGGGAATGGTGGGCCTTGCTATATTGGTACTGGGTGCTTCCACAGAAGGGAGACTCTTTCTGGGAAAAAGTACAACAAGAATTTTAAGGAAGATTGGAAGAGATGGAGCAATAGAAGTGTAGAGGAGAGTACAAGGGTACTAGAAGAGACAAGCAAAGTCCTTGCAAGTTGTAACTATGAAGAGAACACTCAGTGGGGAAAAGAG ATAGGTGTGAAGTATGACAGTGCAGTGGAAGATGTATTAACAGGATTAGCCATACAATGTCGAGGTTGGAGATCCATATATTTCAATCCAGAAAGGAAAGGCTTTCTTGGAGTTGCTCCCATAACACTACTACAGTCACTTGTACAATACAGGAGATGGGCTTACGGTGATTTTCAAATATTTGCCTCTAGGCATTGTCCCTTTGTGCTTGGATATAAAAAGATTCCCTTAAAACTTCAACTTTCGTATTGTATCTATCTTCTATGGGCTCCAACTAGCTTGACTACATTGTACTATGTTATTGTGCCATCTCTATGCTTGCTTAAAGGCATATCCTTGTTTCCACAG ATTTCAAATCCATGGGTTCTCCCATTTGTATTTGTCATCATTCTCCACCGTGCATACAGCCTTGGAGAATGTATTTGGTTTGGGGGCACATTCAAGGGTTGCTGGAATGATCAAAGGATGTGGCTATATAGAAGAACAACTTCCTACTTCTTTGGCTTGTTGGACTATATCCTAAAACAACTGGGGTTTACAAAGTCGACCTTCGTTATCACAACAAAGGTGGCTGATGATGATGTGTCACAGAGATATGACCAAGAGGTCATGGAGTTCGGTACTTCGTCTCCAATGTTTACCATTTTAGCAACACTTGCATTGCTAAATGCCTTTTGTTTCTTCGGAGGACTAAAGAGGATGATTGCCGATTTGGAAACTATGGTTTGGGAGCAATTTGCATTACAGATACTTCTATGTGGTCTGTTAGTTTTTATCAACCTTCCTGTTTACCAAGGACTTTTCTTCAAGAAAGACGTTGCTAGCTTGCCCACCTCAGTTTCATACCAATCAACTATCTTTGCTCTATTGGCTTGTGCAATAGCCCTATATTAA